CGGAAAGGTGTTGGTGGGTGAATAGGTAGTCTAGCACTTGGAGGGTCGATTCATATAGGTCGCAGTCTAAATGTACCATGGCTAGCTTCGTGCCAGGTGGAATGTTTTGGAGCGTTTCCGAGAACCAGCCTTTGAAGATTTCGTAGTCCAGGCTTTTGTCGATGCGCTCGAGGTTCATGGCGAGCTCGATTCTAGGGATGCCGATCAAGGTGCCGTGCGCCCAGATTCCGGATTCGACGAGCGGCGACTGGGTATCCGCCTCGCTGTTGGATTTGGGAAGACCTTGGAAGCTGTCGAAAAGCAGAAGTTTTCTCGGGGATTTCGTTTCCGGCATGATTCCTTTGAGCTGTGAGATGGCTTGGGCGATGGCCATAGTCGATTTGCCGGTCGACGAGCAGCCGAACTCTGCGATATCCCCTTCGACTGCTTGGGAAAATATGTAGGCGACCCCGAGATAGAGGTTCTTCATGGTTTCTTGGGTGGGTAGATCCAAGTGGCAAATGCTCTCGAGTGTCTCTTTCTCGATTATTGGCAGCCAGCGTTTGTTTTGCTTCGAGAAGAGTTCGATCCGTTCAGCGGGGATCCCGAGCTCTTGCGCTTGTTGTATTCCGGCGACGTTTTTAGCGTCGATGATCAGTAGATCGAAGGGGAAGGTCGGCAGTTCGCTGGCGTTGAGAACTGGGATTTGGAGTAGGAAGGAGGGGGTGGTCTCGGCTTGGTCTGAGCAGAAGGCGGTGATGT
The nucleotide sequence above comes from Pelagicoccus enzymogenes. Encoded proteins:
- a CDS encoding TylF/MycF/NovP-related O-methyltransferase; amino-acid sequence: MLGHYIHFFEVIAFCDNDPTITGSTIQHILIVHPALLAELDFDYLVIDEAYPAMINQAKAVGVANEKIKLVQRIPYTPEASSATSEKSLPHFVIVGEGQQAMDMYLHYREFANITAFCSDQAETTPSFLLQIPVLNASELPTFPFDLLIIDAKNVAGIQQAQELGIPAERIELFSKQNKRWLPIIEKETLESICHLDLPTQETMKNLYLGVAYIFSQAVEGDIAEFGCSSTGKSTMAIAQAISQLKGIMPETKSPRKLLLFDSFQGLPKSNSEADTQSPLVESGIWAHGTLIGIPRIELAMNLERIDKSLDYEIFKGWFSETLQNIPPGTKLAMVHLDCDLYESTLQVLDYLFTHQHLSEGCTLYFDDWNCNRASDEFGQRKAWSEIVAKFNPSFSDMGHYSWAGHRKILHSF